A region from the Clostridium beijerinckii genome encodes:
- a CDS encoding XRE family transcriptional regulator: MELNILGNRIKILRLEANLTQEEFGKPYSLKKSTVSQYESGSSRPDDELKKRIALDYNVSLDWLMGLTDIRNYDNKEITIALHSDVDYDDLPEEAKNEIYNFIDYVRNKYKDKK; encoded by the coding sequence ATGGAATTAAACATATTAGGTAATAGAATAAAAATATTGAGATTAGAAGCTAATTTAACTCAAGAAGAATTCGGGAAACCATATTCTTTAAAAAAGTCTACTGTATCACAATATGAATCTGGAAGTAGTAGACCTGATGATGAATTAAAGAAAAGAATTGCTCTAGATTATAATGTTTCACTTGATTGGCTCATGGGCCTTACTGATATAAGAAATTATGATAATAAAGAAATAACTATAGCTCTTCATAGTGATGTTGATTATGATGATCTTCCTGAAGAAGCTAAAAATGAAATTTATAATTTTATAGATTATGTTAGAAATAAATATAAAGATAAAAAATAA